One part of the Aspergillus luchuensis IFO 4308 DNA, chromosome 5, nearly complete sequence genome encodes these proteins:
- a CDS encoding NupC/NupG family nucleoside CNT transporter (COG:F,P;~EggNog:ENOG410PFWI;~InterPro:IPR011657,IPR008276,IPR002668;~PFAM:PF07662,PF01773;~TransMembrane:12 (i86-106o112-138i159-180o192-207i214-234o276-296i308-333o353-375i444-465o477-495i539-563o575-597i);~go_component: GO:0016020 - membrane [Evidence IEA];~go_function: GO:0005337 - nucleoside transmembrane transporter activity [Evidence IEA];~go_process: GO:1901642 - nucleoside transmembrane transport [Evidence IEA]) — MADEKALAISQKTTTMSQACSDSNETAGVHAGNSEIPRGDNISFPDMKKLPTEEHQGKQNDIEEADISHTPRQKYRRCMSRYSRHVAYAGILILFTGWWVTGLILHRDDLGWLIPFLVYLAITLRILFLYLPISVLITPVYWIWKQTVSRIVSHVPSRFRIPGAAIMTIAVIMFGCFVSADTPENTRADRAVSLFGLIVFLFILWLFSRDRSNIVWHTVIVGMLVQFLVALFVLRTQAGYDIFNFISTLAQKLLGFAEQGVDFLIETGWAEKHKGWFIVSVIPVIMFFVSLVQLLYHAGILQWFVRKFATFFFWSMRVSGAEAVVAAASPFIGQGESAMLIRPFVPHLTMAEIHQIMASGFATIAGSGLIAYIGMGVNPQALVSSCVMSIPASLAASKIRWPEKEETLTAGHVTVPEDEEHQAANALHAFANGAWMGIKIAGMITANLLCIISLVGLANGLLTWWGRYLNINDPPLTIQLIMGYICYPVSFLLGVSRDGDLLKVAQLIGMKLVMNEFIAYSALQTDPQYQTLSPRSRLIATYALCGFANIGSLGNQIGVLAQLAPERAGDVSRVAVSAMITGAISTLMSAAIAGMIAI, encoded by the exons ATGGCAGATGAGAAAGCCCTGGCAATTAGCCAGAAGACCACAACCATGTCACAGGCTTGCAGCGATTCGAATGAGACTGCAGGTGTTCATGCAGGTAACTCAGAAATCCCCCGTGGCGATAATATCAGTTTTCCAGACATGAAGAAGCTACCCACAGAAGAACATCAGGGCAAACAAAATGATATCGAAGAAGCCGACATAAGCCACACTCCTCGGCAAAAATATCGGCGTTGCATGTCAAGGTACTCCAGGCATGTGGCATATGCTGGGATTCTGATACTTTTCACAGG GTGGTGGGTCACGGGGCTCATCCTTCACCGTGATGACCTAGGATGGTTGATCCCCTTTCTCGTCTATCTGGCTATCACACTTCGTATACTTTTTCTCTATCTTCCCATCTCTGTGCTCATCACACCGGTTTACTGGATCTGGAAACAGACCGTCTCACGTATTGTGAGCCATGTGCCTTCAAGGTTTCGTATACCAGGAGCAGCGATAATGACAATTGCTGTGATCATGTTCGGCTGTTTTGTTTCTGCGGATACACCAGAAAACACGCGAGCCGACAGAGCAGTTAGCCTATTCGGGCTGATTGTTTTCTTATTCATTCTATGGCTCTTCTCTCGGGACCGTAGTAATATCGTCTGGCATAccgtcatcgtcggcatGTTGGTTCAATTCCTTGTGGCTCTATTTGTCCTGCGGACACAGGCGGGATACGACATCTTTAACTTCATATCCACCCTAGCACAGAAGCTACTGGGGTTCGCAGAGCAAGGTGTTGACTTCCTCATCGAGACAGGCTGGGCCGAGAAACACAAAGGATGGTTCATCGTCAGTGTTATCCCTGTAATTATGTTCTTCGTATCTCTTGTGCAGCTCCTATATCACGCCGGCATCTTACAATGGTTCGTTCGCAAATTTGCGACATTCTTTTTCTGGTCAATGCGTGTGTCCGGGGCAGAAGCGGTTGTTGCAGCGGCCTCCCCGTTCATCGGGCAGGGGGAATCAGCCATGCTTATAAGGCCCTTTGTACCGCACCTGACCATGGCAGAAATTCATCAAATTATGGCCTCTGGATTTGCCACCATCGCCGGCTCTGGTCTCATTGCATACATCGGCATGGGCGTCAATCCTCAAGCCCTTGTATCTTCCTGCGTCATGAGCATTCCCGCCTCCCTGGCAGCATCAAAGATACGCTGGCCCGAAAAAGAGGAAACCCTCACAGCAGGCCATGTCACCGTCCCGGAAGACGAAGAGCATCAAGCCGCAAACGCCCTTCATGCATTTGCCAATGGCGCCTGGATGGGTATCAAAATCGCAGGCATGATCACCGCCAACCTACTTTGTATTATTTCTCTGGTCGGTCTAGCCAACGGTCTTCTCACCTGGTGGGGACGCTACCTGAATATAAACGATCCTCCTTTGACGATCCAACTCATTATGGGATATATCTGCTACCctgtttccttccttttggGTGTTTCCCGGGATGGTGACCTCCTGAAAGTAGCACAACTAATCGGCATGAAGCTTGTGATG AACGAATTCATAGCATACTCAGCCCTTCAAACCGACCCGCAATACCAAACTCTATCTCCGCGGTCAAGACTAATAGCCACGTACGCCCTCTGCGGATTCGCGAACATCGGCTCCCTAGGAAACCAGATCGGAGTTCTGGCACAACTGGCTCCCGAACGGGCAGGAGATGTATCTCGCGTGGCGGTTAGTGCAATGATAACAGGAGCGATCAGCACACTTATGAGCGCGGCGATTGCAGGAATGATTGCTATTTAG
- the UBC11 gene encoding putative ubiquitin conjugating enzyme (UbcK) (COG:O;~EggNog:ENOG410PNQ1;~InterPro:IPR016135,IPR023313,IPR000608;~PFAM:PF00179) gives MDYSMEDTQNSAPDAHEASKLNSSAQRTDIQSVTKRLQAELMQLMLSPSPGISAFPDADGNLLSWTATISGPAETPYEGLTFRLSFAFPNSYPYAPPTVLFKTPIYHPNVDFSGRICLDILKDKWSAVYNVQSVLLSLQSLLGEPNNASPLNAQAAELWDTDQEEYKKHVMARHRDIEDIE, from the exons ATGGACTACAGCATGGAAGACACTCAGAACTCGGCTCCTGACGCCCACGAGGCGTCCAAGCTCAACTCGTCAGCCCAGAGAACCGACATTCAGAGCGTCACCAAACG CCTCCAAGCCGAGCTGATGCAGCTAATgctctccccctctccggGAATCTCGGCCTTCCCTGACGCCGACGgcaacctcctctcctggACTGCCACTATCAGCGGACCGGCTGAAACTCCTTACGAAGGACTTACTTTCCGTCTTTCCTTTGCCTTCCCCAACAGCTACCCTTACGCTCCCCCTACTGTTCTATTCAAAACTCCCATCTACCACCCTAATGTCGACTTCTCCGGCCGTATCTGTCTGGACATCCTGAAGGACAAGTGGAGTGCCGTCTACAACGTGCAGAGTGTTCTCCTTAGTCTGCAGAGTCTGCTGGGTGAACCTAACAA CGCGAGCCCTCTCAACGCCCAAGCTGCTGAGCTCTGGGACACCGACCAGGAAGAATACAAAAAACATGTTATGGCCCGGCACCGCGACATCGAAGACATCGAGTAA
- the CHK1 gene encoding putative serine/threonine protein kinase (COG:D;~EggNog:ENOG410PG25;~InterPro:IPR008271,IPR000719,IPR011009;~PFAM:PF07714,PF14531,PF00069;~go_function: GO:0004672 - protein kinase activity [Evidence IEA];~go_function: GO:0005524 - ATP binding [Evidence IEA];~go_process: GO:0006468 - protein phosphorylation [Evidence IEA]) codes for MEATVHKHIGDHNNIISFFQTGEDDIWRWIAMELAEGGDLFDKIEADEGVGEDIAHVYFSQLISAVGYMHSKGVGHRDIKPENMLLTADGNLKIADFGLATLFEYKGVTKLSTTFCGSPPYIAPEVISCSSKHMMKGAGYRPDLVDIWSCGIVLFVLLAGNTPWDSPTETSYEFQEYLATNGRTSDELWQQLPIETLSLLRGMLNIDPSNRFSLEDVRRHPWYTRPNKYLSRNGTLRDPINLATTMFESLHIDFSQDPFAQPHGGSFGGGRMDIDLGDGIDAEQRISSTQPEMPRTDMLVDWDTPQVADAFSSTQPLGRPFSADDMSALDHLEDEPSMSQFSPHPSVPLSRTQKAQRFHDIVPSLPMTRFFSTWELKILVPLICEALHRLGVPVPAVPAVSAGDTSAMLRIVTRDGRMCTLQGKVLIECVSEGLFEIEFMKVKGDPLEWRRFFKKVAVLCKDAVYKPDC; via the coding sequence ATGGAGGCGACAGTCCACAAGCATATCGGAgatcataataatataatctcaTTCTTCCAAACTGGGGAAGATGACATCTGGCGTTGGATCGCGATGGAGTTGGCCGAGGGTGGCGATCTGTTCGACAAGATCGAGGCTGACGAGGGTGTCGGCGAGGACATCGCGCATGTATACTTCTCGCAACTGATAAGTGCCGTGGGTTATATGCATTCGAAGGGCGTGGGCCACCGCGACATCAAGCCGGAGAATATGCTCTTGACAGCCGACGGAAACCTGAAAATCGCAGACTTTGGGCTAGCCACGTTATTCGAGTACAAGGGCGTGACGAAGTTGTCTACAACTTTCTGTGGGAGTCCTCCATATATTGCACCCGAAGTGATATCTTGCAGTAGCAAACATATGATGAAAGGTGCAGGCTACCGACCCGATCTAGTGGACATCTGGTCCTGCGGAATCGTCCTGTTCGTCCTCTTGGCTGGAAACACCCCGTGGGATAGTCCGACAGAGACGAGTTACGAATTTCAGGAATACCTCGCAACAAATGGACGCACATCCGATGAGCTTTGGCAGCAATTGCCTATAGAGACTCTTTCGCTACTACGTGGAATGCTGAACATCGACCCCTCTAACCGCTTTTCCCTGGAGGACGTTCGGAGACATCCCTGGTATACCCGACCGAACAAATACCTATCCCGAAATGGCACATTAAGGGATCCGATCAACTTAGCTACAACCATGTTCGAGTCACTCCATATCGACTTTTCCCAAGATCCTTTCGCTCAACCCCATGGGGGTAGTTTTGGTGGGGGTCGAATGGATATCGATCTGGGTGATGGGATTGATGCTGAACAAAGAATTTCATCAACGCAGCCGGAGATGCCGAGGACTGATATGCTGGTCGACTGGGATACCCCGCAAGTGGCGGATGCTTTCTCATCAACACAACCCCTGGGGCGACCATTCTCTGCCGACGACATGTCGGCCCTCGACCATCTAGAGGATGAGCCGTCAATGTCACAATTCTCGCCTCATCCGTCCGTGCCCCTGAGTCGGACGCAGAAAGCCCAGCGATTCCATGATATTGtgccttctcttcccatgACACGATTCTTCTCTACGTGGGAGCTCAAGATCCTAGTTCCTCTCATCTGCGAGGCTTTGCATCGTTTAGGAGTTCCGGTTCCCGCCGTGCCCGCCGTTTCCGCAGGGGACACTTCCGCAATGCTTCGTATCGTAACTCGGGATGGGAGGATGTGCACTCTGCAGGGTAAGGTCTTGATCGAATGTGTCTCCGAGGGCCTATTTGAAATCGAGTTCATGAAGGTGAAGGGCGATCCGCTGGAATGGCGGCGTTTCTTTAAGAAGGTGGCCGTGCTTTGCAAGGACGCCGTCTACAAGCCTGACTGCTAG
- a CDS encoding uncharacterized protein (COG:S;~EggNog:ENOG410PIFW;~InterPro:IPR001810,IPR036322,IPR039719,IPR036047;~PFAM:PF00646,PF12937;~go_function: GO:0005515 - protein binding [Evidence IEA]) produces the protein MEKLPVEILCEIIDYLTPHERVQLQSVSRRLFSVARDNNLWRLHCFEESWSASGALRSATNKTSESLLTNSTASLSSLGQTSLRSLIQPGASGLGDSKSSGLDQTPSYGQRSRAAASWDPSYEGEEVNWYSEYIARNGPISLSWMQQPFTRESQGGKREYREVKGMGLLRDWSTARQNKVVAPLDDGSVCIWDLNHSHSIGSQSTKGKVLGVSSPGILMANRFGRRDNSGAKQALEFVNLGECVSVDSMRRRAYLAVGNILNEVDLESLTVISQQRFPWSVFALSQETDYSVPLTVATTLSLHIYDGRMSATEEQEAITLRCEEPTVSLVPKSEIYSPPDSPLLQLQPNGQPPHRIRSPDLSKNSDNYAPLFQPGPLSLLHPPAPHVNSIFLAGRFPSILQYDRRFFPRLQNTIHSGGQLCGLAAVPAPRFPVSPNSEFPASHKLVACGDYKGRGSLELYNLTPSNTNAKSDPSGCSSNLSTVYQNRQSVARSKVLSVESHGTRIVYSDADGNIKWVERDGRSEVRRLNINSYQPQRRYYPQRNGETSTHLGSNTDTNGEEEEQSFGLWGSLSRSRSEGEVARKILPTGGSLTGDELLVWTGEHIGRVHFSNLPDMGPDSDEEDDAITLDGNIGEAEREERRNKRRELRRREDEYATMMRRALERQADEVRRMGGLGL, from the exons ATGGAGAAACTCCCCGTAGAGATCCTCTGCGAGATTATTGACT ATCTCACCCCACACGAGCGGGTACAACTTCAGTCCGTCTCGAGGCGGCTATTCTCCGTGGCCCGGGATAACAATCTCTGGAGACTCCACTGCTTCGAAGAGTCATGGAGCGCTTCCGGAGCCTTGCGTTCCGCTACCAACAAGACCTCCGAGAGCCTGCTTACCAACTCCACGGCTTCCCTCAGCTCATTAGGCCAAACTTCGCTTCGATCGCTGATACAGCCAGGCGCGTCCGGGCTCGGAGACAGTAAATCAAGCGGCTTGGATCAAACGCCGTCCTATGGGCAAAGATCCAGAGCGGCGGCGTCGTGGGACCCGTCTtacgaaggggaggaggtgaacTGGTACTCGGAGTACATTGCTCGAAATGGCCCGATTTCACTGAGTTGGATGCAGCAGCCCTTTACCAGGGAATCACAGGGTGGGAAAAGGGAATACCGAGAGGTCAAAGGAATGGGACTGCTCCGGGACTGGAGTACTGCTCGACAGAACAAAGTCGTTGCGCCCCTGGATGACGGTAGTGTCTGCATTTGGGATCTCAACCACTCGCATTCGATTGGATCCCAGAGCACCAAGGGTAAGGTTCTTGGAGTCAGCTCGCCGGGGATATTGATGGCCAACCGGTTTGGCAGACGAGACAACTCTGGAGCAAAGCAAGCCTTGGAATTCGTGAATCTCGGAGAATGTGTGAGCGTAGACTCTATGCGTCGGAGGGCTTACCTGGCTGTCGGGAATATTCTAAACGAGGTAGATCTCGAAAGTCTCACTGTTATTTCCCAACAACGCTTCCCTTGGTCCGTTTTTGCCTTGTCCCAGGAGACGGATTATTCTGTACCGTTGACGGTGGCTACCACTTTGAGTCTTCACATCTACGATGGCAGAATGTCAGCgacggaggagcaggaggctATCACTCTACGCTGTGAAGAGCCGACCGTCTCGCTAGTCCCCAAATCTGAGATCTATTCTCCGCCCGATTCACCCCTTTTGCAGCTACAACCGAACGGACAACCCCCGCACCGGATACGAAGCCCTGATCTCTCAAAGAACAGTGACAACTATGCACCCTTATTCCAACCAGGACCTCTCTCGCTTCTACACCCTCCCGCACCGCACGTGAACTCGATCTTCCTCGCTGGCCGTTTTCCAAGCATCTTACAGTATGACCGTCGCTTTTTCCCACGGCTTCAGAACACAATTCATTCTGGTGGTCAACTCTGCGGTCTTGCTGCAGTTCCGGCGCCGCGATTCCCTGTCTCTCCCAACTCTGAATTTCCCGCATCCCACAAATTGGTGGCCTGCGGTGACTACAAAGGGCGGGGTTCTCTTGAGCTCTACAATCTCACGccctccaacaccaacgccaaGAGCGATCCCTCGGGCTGCTCGTCCAACCTGTCTACAGTGTACCAAAATCGGCAGAGTGTCGCTAGATCCAAGGTGCTCTCAGTCGAATCACACGGGACCCGAATTGTCTACTCCGATGCAGACGGCAATATCAAATGGGTTGAGCGTGATGGACGTTCCGAAGTTCGGCGCCTGAACATTAATTCATATCAACCGCAGCGAAGATACTACCCACAGCGCAATGGGGAAACGTCCACTCATTTGGGAAGCAACACTGATACCAacggtgaagaggaagaacagTCATTCGGATTATGGGGTAGCCTATCGCGGTCTCGCAGCGAGGGTGAAGTTGCTCGAAAGATTCTCCCAACCGGCGGCAGCTTGACAGGTGATGAACTACTTGTCTGGACAGGAGAACACATCGGACGCGTCCATTTCTCGAACCTCCCGGACATGGGTCCAGATTcggacgaagaagatgatgctaTAACTCTGGATGGAAATATCGGGGAAGCGGAGCGTGAAGAGCGACGGAACAAACGGCGGGAGCTACGTCGGCGGGAAGATGAATATGCCACGATGATGCGCAGGGCACTGGAGAGGCAGGCCGACGAAGTGAGACGGATGGGGGGCCTGGGGCTGTGa
- the RIB3 gene encoding 3,4-dihydroxy-2-butanone-4-phosphate synthase RIB3 (BUSCO:EOG09263Z8I;~COG:H;~EggNog:ENOG410QEE6;~InterPro:IPR000422,IPR017945;~PFAM:PF00926;~go_function: GO:0008686 - 3,4-dihydroxy-2-butanone-4-phosphate synthase activity [Evidence IEA];~go_process: GO:0009231 - riboflavin biosynthetic process [Evidence IEA]), with translation MHSPSDPTLQFDSIEDTIAAFKNGEFIIVLDDQDRENEGDLIIAADSITPAQMAFLVRHTSGLICAPVTPEIAARLALPQMVTENADPKGTAYTVSVDAADPSITTGISAQDRALACRILGSPTSTAADLRRPGHVIPLQAKPGGVRERKGHTEAAVEFCRLAGKTQAGVIAELVEDGEVVQGVPEIGGNNGMMRRDGCLRFGKKWGIKVCTIEDLVEYVEKVEGAAAVNGH, from the exons ATGCATTCTCCTTCGGACCCAACCCTTCAATTCGACTCTATTGAGGACACAATAGCAGCCTTCA AGAACGGTGAATTCATCATCGTGCTCGATGATCAAGACCGCGAAAATGAAGGCgatctcatcatcgccgccgACTCCATCACTCCGGCGCAAATGGCCTTCCTAGTTCGCCACACAAG TGGGCTGATCTGCGCCCCTGTCACCCCCGAAATAGCCGCCCGACTCGCCCTCCCCCAAATGGTTACCGAGAACGCCGATCCCAAGGGAACCGCATATACCGTCTCCGTCGACGCAGCTGATCCCTCCATAACAACAGGTATCTCGGCACAGGACCGCGCCCTTGCCTGTCGGATCTTGGGATCTCCCACCTCCACGGCAGCGGATCTGCGACGACCCGGCCATGTGATTCCGCTACAGGCTAAACCCGGAGGTGTCAGGGAGCGCAAGGGACATACTGAGGCGGCAGTGGAGTTCTGTCGGTTGGCAGGCAAGACGCAGGCGGGTGTCATCGCGGAACttgtggaggatggagaggtcGTCCAGGGGGTTCCGGAGATTGGAGGCAACaatgggatgatgagacgGGATGGGTGTTTGAGATTTGGCAAGAAGTGGGGGATCAAGGTGTGTACGATTGAGGATCTGGTGGAGTATgttgagaaggtggagggtgctgctgccgttAATGGACActga
- a CDS encoding transcription factor TFIIE subunit TFA2 (BUSCO:EOG09264CND;~COG:K;~EggNog:ENOG410PHVN;~InterPro:IPR040501,IPR003166,IPR016656;~PFAM:PF18121,PF02186;~go_component: GO:0005673 - transcription factor TFIIE complex [Evidence IEA];~go_process: GO:0006367 - transcription initiation from RNA polymerase II promoter [Evidence IEA]) — translation MSHLQQQLKSFNAGVMDYAARMPQQRRFVHNANNTSASSSQLPSSTSTPTPSDDARRKRHDADIVYSQPANTGTGKDIMTQVVFAIEHMKSKGVPLKFADIVSYLSLQHRANDQGYVQALRSILQMHEKVQYDPSGANGEGTFSFRPPHNIRTAEQLLQKLQSQSTGAGMSVRELREGWPNVEDTINKLEKEGKLLVTRNKKDDHAKMVWANDPSLIQHFDPEFRQIWEKIKVPDQQAVKEELEKAGILPTNKNKVVKARPKIENKKVKKPRRSGKTTNTHMMGVLRDYSHLKR, via the coding sequence ATGTCGCATCTTCAACAGCAGCTGAAGAGCTTCAACGCTGGTGTTATGGACTATGCAGCCCGAATGCCCCAACAGCGTCGTTTCGTGCACAACGCCAACAACACTTCAGCGAGCAGTTCCCAGCTTCCCTCTTCTACGTCTACACCTACTCCAAGCGACGATGCGAGACGCAAACGGCACGATGCGGATATCGTTTACTCGCAGCCTGCCAATACCGGCACAGGAAAGGATATCATGACGCAAGTTGTCTTTGCCATCGAGCACATGAAGTCCAAGGGAGTCCCGCTCAAGTTTGCCGATATCGTCTCCTACTTGTCCCTTCAACATCGGGCCAACGACCAAGGCTATGTTCAAGCACTGCGGAGCATTCTGCAGATGCACGAGAAGGTCCAGTACGATCCCAGCGGCGCAAACGGCGAAGGCACTTTCAGCTTCCGTCCCCCGCACAACATCCGTACTGCCGAACAGCTCCTCCAGAAACTTCAGTCCCAGTCGACTGGTGCGGGAATGAGTGTGCGCGAGCTCCGGGAAGGTTGGCCCAACGTGGAGGACACGATCAATAAGCTCGAAAAGGAAGGCAAGCTGCTGGTCACTCGGAACAAGAAGGACGATCATGCCAAGATGGTTTGGGCCAATGATCCATCCTTGATTCAGCACTTTGATCCTGAGTTCCGTCAGATctgggagaagatcaaggttcCTGATCAGCAGGCTGTTaaggaagagctggaaaAGGCGGGTATTTTACCtaccaacaagaacaaggttGTCAAGGCCCGGCCGAAGATTGAGAacaagaaggtgaagaagccACGGCGGAGTGGGAAGACCACCAACACTCACATGATGGGCGTTTTGAGAGATTATTCGCACCTCAAACGGTAG